The Gammaproteobacteria bacterium genome contains the following window.
AGTGCTGAGGGCTATCAAATTGCGCCTGATTATCAGCAAGCGGATCTGGTCGTCATTAATACCTGTGGTTTTATTGATAGTGCGGTTGAGGAGTCGATGGAGGCAATTGGTGAGGCGATTGCAGAAAATGGCAAGGTTATCGTTACCGGCTGCCTTGGTAAACGCGCCGAGCAGATCCGCGCACGCTATCCACAGGTATTATCGATTACCGGGCCCCATGCCTACGAATCGGTTATGCAGGCGATCAGAGAGCATGTTCCGGCACCACATGACCCGCATACCAGTCTACTACCACCCCAGGGGGTTAAATTAACCCCACGTCACTACGCCTACCTCAAGATCTCCGAGGGCTGCAATCACCATTGTACCTTCTGCATCATCCCCGACCTGCGCGGAAAACTGGATAGCCGTCCTATCGGCGAGGTGATGGATGATGCCGAAAATCTGGTTGCTGCCGGGGTCAAGGAACTGCTTGTGGTATCACAGGATACCAGTGCCTATGGCCTCGATACCCGTTACCGCACCGGATTCTGGCAAGGACGACCGCTCAAAACCCACATCACCGAACTAGCGCAAGCCCTGGGCAGCCTGGGGGTATGGGTGCGGATGCATTATATCTACCCCTACCCACACGTTGATCAACTGATCCCGATGATGAGCGAGGGGCTGATCCT
Protein-coding sequences here:
- the rimO gene encoding 30S ribosomal protein S12 methylthiotransferase RimO; translated protein: MTSSTPSIGFVSLGCPKALVDSEQILTRLSAEGYQIAPDYQQADLVVINTCGFIDSAVEESMEAIGEAIAENGKVIVTGCLGKRAEQIRARYPQVLSITGPHAYESVMQAIREHVPAPHDPHTSLLPPQGVKLTPRHYAYLKISEGCNHHCTFCIIPDLRGKLDSRPIGEVMDDAENLVAAGVKELLVVSQDTSAYGLDTRYRTGFWQGRPLKTHITELAQALGSLGVWVRMHYIYPYPHVDQLIPMMSEGLILPYLDIPLQHASLPILKAMQRPAATENTLKRILSWREQCPDLTLRSTFITGFPGETDADFDTLLDFIEEAQLDRVGCFTYSAVEGARANALDNPVPEELKQERQARLMALQAEISANRLQGKIGRKMQVLVDNVSDEGAIARSSADAPEIDGVVYIDDTHLQVGDWADVVITDADEHDLYARISRGQSS